One stretch of Streptomyces hygroscopicus DNA includes these proteins:
- a CDS encoding DNA repair protein RecN, which translates to MLRTGHLCGSTPQVAPLRRIAPAKPRMVVHVLEEMRIRALGVIDDAVVELSPGFTAVTGETGAGKTMVVTSLGLLLGGRADAALVRIGAKAAVVEGRITVDARSTAAVRAEEAGAELEDGVLLISRTLSAEGRSRAHVGGRSVPVGLLGELADDLVAVHGQTDQQGLLRPARQRQALDRYAGDAVAGPLEKYAGAYRRLRAVSAEWEELTTRARERAQEADLLRFGLEEVADAEPRPGEDVELAAEAERLGHAEALASAAALAHAALAGNPEDPEGVDAATLVAGAHRAVEAVRSHDSALAGLADRIGEIGILVSDVAGELAGYADNLDADPIRLGAVEERRAALAQLTRKYGETIADVLAWAEQGAARLAELDGDDDRIGELAAERDALRAELGELAQTLTDARTEAAGRFAEAVTAELASLAMPHARVTFAISQTETEADGIEVGGRAVVFGPHGADEVELLLAPHPGAPPRPIAKGASGGELSRVMLAVEVVFAGSDPVPTYLFDEVDAGVGGKAAVEVGRRLARLARSAQVVVVTHLPQVAAFADRHLVVEKTNDGAVTRSGVKAMEGEDRVRELSRMLAGQEDSELARAHAEELLEAARAGR; encoded by the coding sequence GTGCTCCGCACCGGGCATCTGTGCGGGTCGACCCCACAAGTGGCGCCCCTTCGTCGCATCGCACCGGCCAAACCTCGTATGGTCGTGCACGTGCTGGAGGAGATGCGGATACGTGCGCTGGGCGTCATCGACGACGCGGTCGTCGAGCTGTCGCCCGGCTTCACCGCGGTGACCGGTGAGACCGGCGCGGGCAAGACCATGGTCGTCACCAGCCTCGGGCTGCTGCTGGGCGGCCGGGCCGATGCCGCCCTGGTGCGGATCGGGGCCAAGGCGGCGGTCGTCGAGGGGCGCATTACGGTAGACGCCCGTTCGACGGCGGCCGTAAGGGCCGAGGAAGCGGGGGCCGAGCTCGAGGACGGCGTGCTGCTGATCAGCCGTACGCTCTCCGCCGAGGGGCGGTCGCGCGCGCATGTGGGCGGCCGGTCGGTGCCCGTGGGGCTGCTGGGCGAGCTGGCCGACGATCTGGTGGCCGTGCACGGCCAGACCGATCAGCAGGGGCTGCTGCGGCCCGCCCGGCAGCGGCAGGCGCTGGACCGGTACGCGGGGGACGCGGTGGCCGGGCCCCTGGAGAAGTACGCGGGGGCCTATCGCCGGCTGCGCGCCGTCTCGGCCGAGTGGGAGGAGTTGACCACGCGGGCCCGCGAGCGGGCGCAGGAGGCGGATCTGCTGCGGTTCGGGCTCGAAGAGGTCGCGGACGCCGAGCCCCGGCCGGGGGAGGACGTCGAGCTGGCGGCAGAGGCCGAACGGCTGGGGCACGCCGAGGCCCTGGCGTCCGCCGCCGCGCTCGCGCACGCCGCCCTCGCCGGGAATCCGGAGGATCCGGAGGGTGTGGACGCGGCCACCCTGGTCGCGGGCGCCCATCGCGCCGTGGAGGCCGTGCGCTCCCATGACTCGGCGCTGGCCGGGCTCGCCGACCGGATCGGTGAGATCGGCATCCTGGTGTCCGATGTGGCCGGGGAGCTCGCGGGGTACGCCGACAACCTCGACGCCGACCCGATCCGCCTGGGTGCCGTCGAGGAGCGCCGCGCCGCGCTGGCGCAGCTCACCCGTAAGTACGGCGAGACCATCGCGGACGTGCTGGCCTGGGCGGAGCAGGGCGCCGCCCGGCTGGCCGAACTCGACGGCGACGACGACCGCATCGGCGAGCTGGCCGCGGAGCGTGACGCGCTCCGCGCCGAGCTGGGCGAGCTGGCGCAGACGCTCACCGACGCCCGTACGGAGGCCGCGGGGCGCTTCGCGGAGGCGGTCACCGCCGAGCTGGCTTCCCTGGCGATGCCGCATGCCCGGGTCACGTTCGCGATCAGCCAGACCGAGACGGAGGCGGACGGCATCGAGGTGGGCGGCCGCGCGGTCGTTTTCGGGCCGCATGGGGCCGATGAGGTCGAGCTGCTGCTCGCCCCGCATCCGGGCGCCCCGCCCCGGCCGATCGCCAAGGGTGCCTCCGGAGGTGAGCTGTCCCGGGTGATGCTCGCGGTCGAGGTCGTGTTCGCCGGCTCGGACCCCGTGCCGACGTATCTCTTCGACGAGGTGGACGCGGGCGTCGGCGGTAAGGCGGCGGTCGAGGTGGGCCGTCGGCTGGCCCGGCTCGCGCGCTCCGCGCAGGTCGTGGTGGTCACCCATCTGCCGCAGGTCGCGGCGTTCGCCGACCGGCATCTGGTGGTCGAGAAGACCAACGACGGGGCGGTGACACGCAGCGGGGTCAAGGCCATGGAGGGCGAGGACCGCGTACGGGAGCTGTCGCGGATGCTCGCGGGCCAGGAGGACTCCGAACTCGCGCGGGCGCATGCGGAAGAGCTCCTGGAGGCGGCACGCGCGGGACGCTGA
- a CDS encoding inorganic polyphosphate/ATP-NAD kinase: MSVSETVVPGVGVAEAGAVGAGVAGAATPETAHVPFTPAAEPTADRTVFLLAHTGRPAAIRSAELVVQGLLRSGIGVRVLAAEAADLPLPPAVERVDAGRDVLNGCELLIVLGGDGTLLRGAEFARVSGVPMLGVNLGRVGFLAEAERDDLDKVVDRVVTRQYEVEERMTIDVLVRNDGHIVHTDWALNEASVEKAARERLLEVVTEVDNRPVSRFGGDGVVCATPTGSTAYAFSAGGPVVWPEVEALLMVPISAHALFAKPLVTSPKSVLAVEVQPQTPHGVLWCDGRRTVELPAGARVEVRRGAVPVRLARLHHASFTDRLVAKFALPVAGWRGAPH, encoded by the coding sequence GTGTCCGTGTCCGAGACGGTTGTGCCCGGGGTGGGCGTGGCCGAGGCGGGTGCGGTCGGGGCGGGCGTGGCCGGTGCGGCTACGCCCGAAACGGCGCATGTACCGTTCACGCCGGCCGCCGAGCCGACGGCGGACCGCACTGTCTTCCTGCTTGCGCACACCGGCCGCCCGGCGGCCATCCGCAGCGCCGAACTGGTCGTTCAGGGGCTGCTGCGCAGCGGTATCGGGGTGCGGGTGCTCGCTGCCGAGGCCGCGGACCTGCCGCTGCCACCCGCTGTCGAGCGCGTCGACGCGGGCCGTGACGTGCTGAACGGCTGTGAGCTGCTGATCGTGCTCGGCGGGGACGGGACGCTGCTGCGCGGAGCGGAGTTCGCCCGGGTCTCGGGCGTGCCGATGCTCGGGGTGAACCTCGGGCGGGTGGGCTTCCTGGCCGAGGCCGAGCGCGACGACCTCGACAAGGTCGTGGACCGGGTGGTGACCCGGCAGTACGAGGTCGAGGAGCGGATGACGATCGATGTGCTCGTCCGCAACGACGGGCACATCGTGCACACGGACTGGGCGCTGAACGAGGCGTCGGTCGAGAAGGCGGCGCGTGAGCGGCTGCTCGAGGTCGTCACGGAGGTCGACAACCGGCCGGTCTCGCGCTTCGGCGGCGACGGCGTGGTCTGCGCGACCCCGACCGGCTCGACGGCCTACGCGTTCTCGGCGGGCGGTCCGGTGGTGTGGCCCGAGGTGGAGGCGCTGCTGATGGTGCCGATCAGCGCTCACGCGCTGTTCGCCAAGCCGCTGGTGACGTCGCCGAAGTCGGTGCTCGCGGTGGAGGTGCAGCCGCAGACTCCGCATGGGGTGCTGTGGTGCGACGGCCGCCGCACGGTGGAGCTGCCGGCGGGGGCGCGGGTGGAGGTGCGGCGGGGCGCGGTACCGGTGCGGCTGGCCCGACTCCACCATGCGTCGTTCACGGACCGCTTGGTCGCCAAGTTCGCGTTGCCGGTGGCGGGGTGGCGGGGGGCGCCGCACTAG
- a CDS encoding cytochrome C oxidase subunit II: MAVTRPRRVRLDAELVRRKLARSREHASQLIAAGRVTVGGAVATKPATQVETSAAVVVIEDDSDPDYVSRGGHKLAGALYAFSEEYREGAGAGQDSEVRPAPAAGAGAGAGLKVAGRRALDAGASTGGFTDVLLRAGAARVLAVDVGYGQLAWSLQSDERVSVYDRTNVRELTLERIGGEPVDLVVGDLSFIPLGLVLPALVRCAAPDADLVLMVKPQFEVGKERLGSGGVVRSADLRAEAVRTVAERAAELGLGVLGVTASPLPGPSGNVEYFLWMRAGAPALDPADVDRAVAEGPS, from the coding sequence GTGGCAGTGACCCGCCCACGACGCGTACGACTCGACGCGGAGCTGGTGCGCCGCAAGCTGGCGCGTTCGCGTGAGCATGCGAGCCAGCTGATCGCCGCGGGCCGGGTCACCGTCGGCGGGGCGGTGGCGACCAAACCCGCCACGCAGGTGGAGACCAGCGCGGCCGTCGTCGTGATCGAGGACGACAGCGATCCGGACTATGTCTCGCGCGGTGGCCACAAGCTCGCGGGCGCGCTGTACGCGTTCAGCGAGGAGTACCGGGAGGGTGCGGGCGCGGGGCAGGACTCCGAGGTCCGCCCGGCGCCAGCAGCGGGTGCTGGTGCCGGAGCCGGGTTGAAGGTCGCCGGGCGGCGGGCGCTGGACGCGGGTGCGTCGACCGGAGGCTTCACGGACGTTCTGCTGCGTGCGGGAGCCGCGCGGGTGCTCGCCGTCGACGTCGGCTACGGCCAGCTCGCCTGGTCGCTGCAGAGCGATGAACGCGTCAGCGTTTACGACCGTACGAACGTACGCGAGCTGACACTTGAGCGGATTGGTGGGGAACCGGTGGACCTGGTGGTCGGCGATCTCTCCTTCATCCCGCTCGGGCTGGTACTGCCCGCCCTCGTGCGCTGCGCGGCGCCCGACGCCGATCTGGTGCTGATGGTCAAACCACAGTTCGAGGTCGGCAAGGAGCGGCTGGGCAGCGGGGGAGTGGTCCGCAGCGCCGACCTGCGCGCCGAGGCGGTGCGTACGGTGGCCGAGCGGGCGGCGGAACTCGGACTGGGTGTGCTGGGCGTGACCGCCAGCCCGCTCCCGGGGCCGTCGGGCAATGTCGAGTACTTTTTGTGGATGCGCGCCGGGGCGCCGGCACTGGACCCGGCGGATGTTGACCGTGCAGTGGCGGAGGGGCCCAGTTGA
- a CDS encoding sterol-binding protein produces the protein MATLEQCRSALDKLAENLASANGDLRSAAALDRSVSCWITDLDTTFAGRLMEGRIEDVTTEPGPPAERAQIRLAMSGDDLVALVDGELHFARAWGSGRIKLEAGLRDLMRLRKLL, from the coding sequence ATGGCGACCTTGGAACAGTGCCGCAGCGCACTCGACAAACTGGCGGAGAACCTCGCGAGCGCGAACGGGGACCTGCGCAGCGCTGCCGCGCTCGACCGCTCCGTCAGCTGCTGGATCACCGACCTGGACACCACCTTCGCCGGCCGTCTCATGGAGGGCCGGATCGAGGATGTGACGACCGAGCCGGGCCCGCCCGCCGAGCGCGCGCAGATCCGGCTGGCGATGAGCGGCGACGATCTGGTGGCCCTGGTCGACGGTGAGCTGCACTTCGCACGGGCGTGGGGCAGCGGACGGATCAAGCTCGAGGCCGGGCTGCGCGACCTGATGCGACTGCGGAAGCTGCTCTAG
- a CDS encoding ABC transporter, with product MDKDTRQTVADGGSGSDGGSGSDGGSDSGRGSGRDSAQGRQRLMAEGLTLAYDRRTVAEKLSVTIPDHSFTVIVGPNACGKSTLLRALSRMLKPVAGSVLLDGQAIGAMPAKKVARTLGLLPQSSIAPDGITVADLVARGRYPHQGLLRQWSETDERIVDESMAATGVAELADRYVDELSGGQRQRVWIAMAIAQQTPLLLLDEPTTYLDIQHQIDVLDLCAQLHEEQGRTLVAVLHDLNHAARYATHLIAMRGGEVVAEGAPGDVVTAEQVERVFGLPCQVIDDPETGTPLVIPAARRSRTARVEAPAPLAGAVSES from the coding sequence ATGGACAAGGACACCCGGCAGACCGTGGCCGACGGCGGCAGCGGGAGTGACGGTGGGAGCGGGAGTGACGGCGGTAGCGACAGCGGGCGCGGTAGCGGGCGCGACAGCGCTCAGGGGCGGCAGCGGCTCATGGCGGAGGGGCTGACCCTCGCCTACGACCGGCGCACGGTCGCCGAGAAGCTGTCCGTGACCATCCCCGACCACTCCTTCACGGTGATCGTCGGGCCGAACGCCTGTGGCAAGTCGACCCTGCTGCGCGCCCTGTCCCGGATGCTCAAGCCGGTGGCCGGATCGGTGCTGCTGGACGGGCAGGCGATCGGCGCGATGCCCGCCAAAAAGGTCGCCCGCACCCTTGGGCTGCTGCCCCAGTCCTCGATCGCCCCGGACGGGATCACGGTCGCCGATCTGGTCGCCCGCGGCCGCTATCCGCACCAGGGGCTGCTGCGGCAGTGGTCGGAGACGGACGAGCGGATCGTCGACGAATCGATGGCGGCGACCGGGGTGGCGGAGCTCGCGGATCGTTATGTCGACGAATTGTCCGGCGGTCAGCGTCAGCGGGTATGGATCGCGATGGCCATCGCCCAGCAGACCCCGCTGCTGCTCCTCGACGAGCCCACGACCTATCTGGACATCCAGCACCAGATCGATGTGCTGGACCTGTGCGCCCAGCTCCACGAGGAGCAGGGCCGTACTCTCGTCGCCGTTCTGCACGACCTGAACCACGCCGCCCGCTACGCCACCCATCTGATCGCGATGCGGGGCGGCGAGGTCGTCGCCGAGGGGGCGCCGGGGGACGTGGTCACGGCGGAGCAGGTGGAGCGGGTCTTCGGGCTGCCGTGCCAGGTGATCGACGACCCGGAGACGGGGACGCCGCTGGTCATCCCGGCCGCCCGCCGGTCCCGTACGGCACGGGTCGAGGCGCCTGCGCCGCTGGCGGGTGCGGTGAGCGAGTCCTGA
- a CDS encoding ABC transporter permease, translating to MNASKRISKRGTRGVTLRTAGLSLRLEVRGAVVGLLLLVVALAMSVVLIGTGDFPLAPADVLRTLAGNGTVAQDFIVNELRLPRVLAGLLVGAALGVAGAIFQSISRNPLGSPDVIGLGQGSAAGALTVIVLLQGDPTEVAIGALGGGLLTGFAVYTLAWRRGVHGYRLVLVGIGTSAMLTAVNGYLLTRADLPDATRAVVWIAGSLNGRDWAQVWPLACVCAVLLPVVLGQARNLRMLEMGDDSAYALGVRVERTRLVLMFTAVVFTAAATAAAGPVAFVALVAPQLARRLTRSSGPNLLPAAWMGAALLVTADWAAQRAFGADQLPVGVLTGMLGGAYLLWLLVTERRAGRI from the coding sequence GTGAACGCGAGCAAGCGCATCAGCAAGCGCGGGACGCGCGGGGTCACGCTGCGCACCGCCGGCCTCTCGCTGCGCCTGGAGGTCCGCGGCGCGGTCGTGGGGCTGCTGCTGCTCGTCGTGGCGCTGGCGATGAGCGTGGTCCTGATCGGCACCGGCGACTTCCCCCTCGCCCCCGCCGATGTCCTGCGCACCCTGGCCGGAAACGGCACGGTGGCCCAGGACTTCATCGTCAACGAACTGCGGCTGCCGCGAGTCCTGGCGGGGCTGCTGGTCGGCGCGGCCCTCGGGGTGGCCGGGGCGATCTTCCAGTCCATCTCCCGCAACCCGCTGGGCAGTCCGGACGTGATCGGCCTCGGCCAGGGCTCTGCGGCCGGGGCGCTCACCGTGATCGTCCTCCTCCAGGGCGATCCGACCGAGGTCGCCATCGGCGCGCTCGGCGGCGGCCTGCTGACCGGGTTCGCGGTCTACACCCTGGCGTGGCGGCGCGGCGTACACGGATACCGGCTGGTGCTGGTGGGCATCGGCACGTCCGCGATGCTCACCGCCGTCAACGGCTACCTGCTCACCAGGGCCGACCTCCCGGACGCGACCCGCGCGGTGGTGTGGATCGCCGGATCGCTCAACGGGCGGGACTGGGCCCAGGTGTGGCCGCTGGCGTGCGTCTGCGCGGTGCTCCTGCCCGTGGTCCTCGGGCAGGCGCGGAACCTGCGGATGCTGGAGATGGGCGACGACAGCGCGTACGCCCTCGGGGTGCGGGTCGAGCGGACCCGGCTGGTGCTCATGTTCACGGCCGTCGTGTTCACCGCCGCCGCCACGGCCGCCGCCGGGCCCGTCGCCTTCGTGGCGCTCGTCGCCCCGCAACTCGCCCGCAGGCTCACCCGCTCGTCCGGGCCCAACCTGCTCCCCGCGGCCTGGATGGGCGCCGCCCTGCTGGTCACCGCCGACTGGGCGGCCCAGCGGGCCTTCGGCGCCGACCAGCTTCCGGTCGGGGTGCTGACGGGGATGCTGGGCGGGGCCTATCTGCTGTGGCTGCTGGTGACTGAGCGCAGGGCGGGGCGGATATAG
- a CDS encoding iron ABC transporter permease, protein MTLVSPAKAGTETASAPPRRRTARRATGLVASLGVLVAIAAASIAIGAKPIPLDQVWHGLFHYTGSDTDVVIRDVRLPRTILGLLVGVGLGLAGAVIQALTRNPLADPGLLGLNAGASAAVVSAISFLGVTSLTGYVWFAFLGTAVVSVLVYALGGSRSATPVRLALAGTAVYAALYGYINAVQLLDSAALDKMRFWTVGSLASANMTVVRQVTPFLLIGAVLALALGRSLNAVALGDDTARALGTNLNRTRALSMAAVTLLCGAATAACGPIAFVGLIVPHLVRAITGPDMRWILPYAAVLSPVLLLGSDVLGRLVTRPAELQVGIVTTFIGGPLFIYLVRRRRMAQL, encoded by the coding sequence GTGACCCTGGTCAGTCCGGCGAAAGCCGGGACCGAGACAGCGAGCGCGCCGCCCCGGCGGCGCACCGCGCGCCGTGCGACCGGGTTGGTCGCCTCCCTGGGCGTGCTGGTGGCGATCGCCGCGGCGTCCATCGCGATCGGCGCCAAGCCGATTCCGCTGGACCAGGTGTGGCACGGGCTGTTCCACTACACCGGCAGCGACACCGATGTGGTGATCCGGGACGTACGGCTGCCGCGCACCATCCTCGGGCTGCTCGTCGGGGTCGGCCTCGGCCTCGCGGGCGCGGTCATCCAGGCCCTCACCCGCAACCCGCTCGCCGACCCCGGGCTGCTGGGGCTGAACGCGGGCGCGTCCGCCGCCGTCGTCTCGGCCATCAGCTTCCTCGGCGTCACCTCCCTGACCGGCTATGTGTGGTTCGCGTTCCTCGGCACCGCCGTCGTCTCCGTGCTGGTGTACGCGCTCGGGGGCAGCCGGAGCGCCACCCCGGTGCGGCTCGCGCTCGCCGGTACGGCGGTGTACGCGGCGCTCTACGGCTACATCAACGCCGTTCAGCTGCTGGACAGCGCGGCGCTCGACAAGATGCGCTTCTGGACGGTCGGTTCGCTCGCCTCCGCCAACATGACCGTGGTCCGGCAGGTGACCCCGTTCCTCCTGATCGGCGCGGTGCTCGCGCTCGCGCTCGGCCGTTCGCTCAACGCCGTGGCGCTCGGCGACGACACGGCGCGCGCGCTCGGCACCAACCTCAACCGCACCCGGGCGCTCTCGATGGCCGCCGTCACCCTGCTGTGCGGGGCCGCGACCGCCGCCTGCGGGCCGATCGCGTTCGTCGGGCTGATCGTGCCGCATCTGGTCCGCGCGATCACCGGGCCCGACATGCGCTGGATCCTGCCGTACGCCGCCGTGCTCTCGCCCGTTCTCCTGCTGGGCTCCGATGTGCTGGGGCGGCTGGTCACCCGGCCCGCCGAACTGCAGGTCGGCATCGTCACCACGTTCATCGGCGGGCCCCTGTTCATCTACCTCGTACGCCGCCGAAGGATGGCCCAACTGTGA